In Streptomyces sclerotialus, the DNA window CCCACCCCGCAGGAGGTCGCCCTGCTGCGCATCGCCCAGTCGGCGCTGGCCAACACGGTGCAGCACGCCGCGGCGCACCGGGCCGAGCTGACGCTCAGCTACATGGGCACCGAGGTCGCCCTCGACGTCGTCGACGACGGCACGGGATTCCGGCCCGCCGAGGTCCCGGCTCCCGGTGCGGACACCGCGGGCTCCGGCTTCGGTCTCGCCGCCATGCGCGCCCGGGCGCGGGCCCTGCACGGCACCTTCGTGGTCGAGTCGGCGCCGGGGGAGGGCACGGCCGTCGCGGTCACCCTGCCCCTCGCGCACCCGCCCGCCGCTGCCACCGCCCCGCCCGACTCCTCCGGACAGGCCCGCACATGACCGACAGAATCCGTCTCCTCCTGGCCGACGACCACCCTGTCGTACGCGCCGGTCTGCGGGCCGTACTGGAGACCGAGCCGGACTTCGAGGTGGTCGCCGACGTCCCCACCGCCGAGGAGTCCGTGACGCTCGCGGCCCGGCCCGGCATCGACGTGGTCCTCATGGACCTCCAGTTCGCCGGCGAGATGCGCGGCCCGCAGGCCACCGCCGAGATCACCGCCCGGGCCGGCGCGCCCCGGGTCCTGGTGCTCACCACGTACGACACGGACGCCGACATCCTCGCCGCGATCGAGGCCGGTGCCACCGGCTACCTCCTCAAGGACGCGCCGCCGGAGGAGCTGGCGGCCGCGGTCCGTGCCGCCGCAGCGGGGAAGTCCGCGCTCGCACCGGCCGTCGCGCTGCGCCTGATGGACCGCATGCGCGCCCCGGCCGCCGCCCTCTCGCGCCGTGAGACCGAGGTGCTCCAGCTGGTCGCCGACGGCCTGTCCAACGCGCAGATCAGCAAGCGGCTCTTCCTCAGCCAGGCGACCGTGAAGTCCCACCTGGTGCACATCTACACCAAGCTCGGGGTCGACTCGCGTACGTCCGCGGTCGCGGCGGCGACGGCACAGGGGCTGATCCGGCGCTGAGGCGGCCGGGTGGCGGGTGCCGACCGGCCGTGGCCTGGATTGTCGGTGCGGGGTGCGAGAATCGTGCCCGACCGACAAGCTGACCGGCGTCCGCCGGCCGCCCGTCCGAGCAGACCGACCAGGGAGACGTCACGATGGCACCCGGCATCCCCGCCGCGATGGACCGACCGCACTTCATCGGCATCGGCGGCGCCGGCATGTCCGGCATCGCGAAGATCCTGGCGCAGCGCGGCGCCGCCGTCGCGGGCAGCGACGCCAGGGAGTCGGCGACCGTCCTGGCGCTGCGCGAGGCCGGCGCCACGGTCCACATCGGCCATGCCGCCGAGCACCTCGCAGCGGACGCCACCAGCGTCGTCGTCTCCTCCGCCATCCGCGCCGACAACCCCGAGCTGGCCGCGGCGGCCGAGCGCGGCATCCCGGTGGTGCACCGCTCCGACGCCCTCGCCGCCCTGATGGACGGCGCCCGCCCTCTCGCCGTCGCCGGCACGCACGGCAAGACGACCACCACCTCCATGCTGGCCGTCGCCCTCACCACCCTGGGCCTGGACCCCTCGTACGCCATCGGTGGCGACCTGGACGCGCCCGGCTCCAACGCCCGGCACGGCGCGGGCGAGATCTTCGTGGCCGAGGCCGACGAGTCGGACCGCAGCTTCCACAAGTACGCGCCGGAAGTCGCGATCATCCTCAACGTCGAGCTGGACCACCACGCCAACTACGCCTCGATGGACGAGATCTACGAGTCCTTCGAGACGTTCGTCGGCAAGGTGCGCCCCGGCGGCACCCTCGTGATCTCCGCCGACCACCCCGGCGCCCGCGAGCTGACCACCCGTGTCCGTGACCGCGCGGACCTCACGGTCGTCACGTACGGCGAGGCGGACGACGCCGGCCTGCGGGTCCTGGACATCACCCCGCGCGGCCTGACCAGCGAGGTCACCGCGGAGCTCCCCACCGGTGAGCGCCTGGCCTTCACCGTCTCCGTCCCCGGCCGGCACTACGCGCTGAACGCCGTGGCCGCACTGGCCGCCGGCGTGGCCCTCGGCGTGCCGGCCGCCGACCTCGCCGCCGCCATCGGCTCGTACACCGGCGTCAAGCGCCGCCTCCAGCTCAAGGGCGAGGCCAAGGGCATCCAGGTCATCGACTCCTACGCGCACCACCCCACCGAGATGACCGCCGACCTGGAGGCGATCCGGGGCGCCGCCGCCGGCTCCCGCGTGCTCGTCGTCTTCCAGCCGCACCTCTTCTCCCGCACCCAGGAGCTGGGCCGGGAGATGGGCCAGGCGCTGGCGCTGGCCGACGCCTCCGTGGTCCTGGACATCTACCCGGCCCGCGAGGACCCGATCCCCGGCGTGACCAGCGACCTGATCGTCAAGGCCGCCGAGGCGGCCGGCGCGACGGTGGCCGCCGAGCACGACAAGACCGCGATTCCCGACGTCGTCGCAGGAATGGCCGGGCCCGGTGACCTTGTTCTGACCATGGGCGCGGGCGACGTGACGGAGCTGGGACCGGAGATCCTGGCCCGCCTCGGCGCCTGACGCGCCCCACCGGACACCCACAGGGCCGGCACACCCACCGGCCCGAAGGAGCGAGACCATGGCCTACGAGATCGACAAGCCCGACGAGCAGTGGCGCGCCGAGCTGACCCCCGCGGAGTACCACGTCCTGCGCGAGGCCGGCACGGAGCCCGCCTTCGTCGGTG includes these proteins:
- a CDS encoding response regulator produces the protein MTDRIRLLLADDHPVVRAGLRAVLETEPDFEVVADVPTAEESVTLAARPGIDVVLMDLQFAGEMRGPQATAEITARAGAPRVLVLTTYDTDADILAAIEAGATGYLLKDAPPEELAAAVRAAAAGKSALAPAVALRLMDRMRAPAAALSRRETEVLQLVADGLSNAQISKRLFLSQATVKSHLVHIYTKLGVDSRTSAVAAATAQGLIRR
- the murC gene encoding UDP-N-acetylmuramate--L-alanine ligase, whose amino-acid sequence is MAPGIPAAMDRPHFIGIGGAGMSGIAKILAQRGAAVAGSDARESATVLALREAGATVHIGHAAEHLAADATSVVVSSAIRADNPELAAAAERGIPVVHRSDALAALMDGARPLAVAGTHGKTTTTSMLAVALTTLGLDPSYAIGGDLDAPGSNARHGAGEIFVAEADESDRSFHKYAPEVAIILNVELDHHANYASMDEIYESFETFVGKVRPGGTLVISADHPGARELTTRVRDRADLTVVTYGEADDAGLRVLDITPRGLTSEVTAELPTGERLAFTVSVPGRHYALNAVAALAAGVALGVPAADLAAAIGSYTGVKRRLQLKGEAKGIQVIDSYAHHPTEMTADLEAIRGAAAGSRVLVVFQPHLFSRTQELGREMGQALALADASVVLDIYPAREDPIPGVTSDLIVKAAEAAGATVAAEHDKTAIPDVVAGMAGPGDLVLTMGAGDVTELGPEILARLGA